CAAACCACGGTTCTTGAGAAAGATGGCGTTTACGCCTCCCTGTTTGAAAAAATCAACCTGGCCCCGGCGTCCAGCCTGGGGGATATCAACGCCTTTCTGGACGATGCTGCCCTGTCTGACGCCCCGGCGGGTGAACGTCTGACCGCGGCGATGCAGGTCTTTATGGACTGCATTCGTAAATCGGGTCAGCAGGTTGAAAAGCTCGACAAGACGCTGATTGACCATCACATCGCTGAACTGGACTATCAGATCAGCCGCCAGCTGGACGCGGTAATGCACCATGAAGCGTTCCAGAAGGTGGAATCCCTGTGGCGCGGCCTGCAGCAACTGGTCGACAACACGGATTATCGCCAGAACGTGAAAACCGAAATCCTGGACGTCTCAAAAGACGATCTGCGTCAGGACTTCGAGGATGCGCCGGAGCTGGTCCAGAGCGGCCTGTACTGGCACACCTACACCGCCGAGTACGACACCCCGGGCGGCGAGCCGATCGGTTCGGTGATCTCCTCTTACGAGTTCGACGCCAGCCCGCAGGACATCGCGCTGCTGCGCAACATCTCCAAAGTCTCCGCCGCGGCACACATGCCGTTTATCGGCTCCGTCGGCCCGGCATTCTTCCTGAAAGACTCCATGGAAGAGGTGGCCGCGATTAAGGATATCGGCAACTACTTCGACCGCGCCGAATACATCAAGTGGAAATCCTTCCGCGACACCGACGATTCCCGCTACATCGGGCTGGTGATGCCGCGCGTGCTGGGCCGCCTGCCGTATGGTCCGGACACCGTGCCGGTGCGCAGCTTCAACTACGTTGAGCAGGTGAAGGGCCCGGATCACGAGAAATACCTGTGGACCAGCGCGGCGTTCTCCTTCGCCTCCAATATGGTGAAGAGCTTCATCAACAACGGCTGGTGCGTGCAAATTCGTGGCCCGCAGGCGGGCGGCGCGGTGAAAGATCTGCCTATCCACCTGTATGATCTCGGCACCGGTAACCAGGTGAAAATCCCGTCAGAGGTGATGATCCCGGAAACCCGCGAGTTCGAGTTCGCCAACCTGGGTTTCATTCCGCTGTCCTACTACAAGAACCGCGATTACGCCTGCTTCTTCTCGGCGAACTCCGCCCAGAAACCGGCGCTGTACGACACCGCCGATGCGACCGCCAACAGCCGCATCAACGCGCGTCTGCCGTACATCTTCCTGCTGTCGCGCATTGCCCACTACCTGAAGCTGATCCAGCGTGAAAACATCGGCACCACCAAGGATCGCCGCCTGCTGGAGCTGGAGTTAAACACCTGGGTGCGGGGTCTGGTGACCGAAATGACCGATCCGGGCGACGAACTGCAGGCATCCCATCCGCTGCGCGATGCGAAGGTGGTGGTGGAAGACATCGAGGACAACCCGGGCTTCTTCCGCGTGCGTCTGTATGCGGTGCCGCACTTCCAGGTGGAAGGGATGGACGTGAACCTGTCTCTGGTCAGCCAGATGCCGAAAGCGAAAGCGTAAGGCGGTAGCAGGGATGAAAATTTATCGTCCGTTATGGAGTGACGGGGCGTTTCTCGCCCCGCAACAGTTCCAGCAGCAGGCCCGCTGGGATGCGCACGTTGCTGATAACGTCGCGCGAATGGCGCTGGCGCATCCCTGGGGTGTGCTGTGCGCTGAGTTTGACGACAGCGCACTGTCGCTCTCCCGCCTCAATGCCACGCGTCTGGCGGTACGTTTTGCCGACGGAACGTTGGTGGACACGGATCTGGCGGATAACCTGCCGCCGGTATGTGATGTGTCTGCAGTGGGGCAAGAGAGTGTGGAGGTGCTGCTGTGCCTGCCACTGCTCAGCGCGAACGGCGGTAATCTGGATGACGGGCGCGACAGCGCCCGTCCTCGTCGCTGGATGTCTGAGCGGGTGACGGTTCAGGAGCTTGCCGGTCATGAACGTAGCGATCTGGCGGTACTGCGTCATGCGCTGTCGTTGCGGCTGTCCACTCAGGAAAACAGCGCGTACCTGACCTGCCCGGTGGCGAGGCTTACCCGCAATACGCAGGGGCAGTGGGTCCGGGATGCCGAATTTATCCCACCGCTACTGTCGCTGGAGGCCAGCCCCGTACTGACGGGGGAACTCAGGGATCTCCTGCACCGCCTGTCAGCAAGACGTAAGCGTCTGATGTCGATGCGACGTGAAAGCAATGAGCGGATGGCGGATTTCGCCGTGGCGGACGTTTCCCTGTTCTGGCTGCTTAATGCCCTGAACAGCGCCGAGCCCGTGCTGACTGAGTTACACCAGACGCCGACACGCCACCCTGAACTGCTGTATCGGGAGCTGGCACGGCTTGCCGGCAGCCTGTTGACGTTTTCTCTCGAGCACAACGCCGACGATATACCTCCTTACCGGCACGACACGCCGGAGCGAGTGTTTCCGCCGCTGTTTACCCTTCTGGACCATCTTCTGGAGGCCAGCCTGCCGTCGCGGGTTATCGCCATTGCGCTGGAACAGGGTGAGGACCAGGAAATCTGGCGCGGAAAACTGCACGATGCGCGGCTGCGCGAAGGCGCGGATTTCTATCTCTCCGTGCGTTCTTCCATGCCAAACCACGAACTGCAGACCCGCTTCCCGCAGCTGTGTAAAGCAGGTAGCCATGACGATGTGTCTGAGGTGGTCAATATCGCCCTGAGCGGCATGGTCATTAAACCGCTGAGCCATGTCCCTGCGGCTATCCCGCTGCGTCTGGAGAACCAGTACTTTGCGCTTGACCTGTCCACCGATGCGGCCCGCGCCATGCTGGAAGCAGGAAACTGCACCTTCTACACGCCGCAATCGCTGGGTGACGTGAAACTTGAACTCTTTGCGGTGCTGCGCTCATGAATACCCCGGATATAGACCTGATTAACCAAACGTTTTATCCAGGCTGGCTGATGGTCAGCCAGTTGCGAAGTGGCCATGAGATACAGGACGGCGAGGCGCTTTACCGCCGCGCCTGCCGGTGGGTGAAGGACGCCCGCGAGTCTCTGACCCAGGCGGGCTTCAGCGAGCTGAGCTGTGACCGGATGTTATATGCCTACTGCGCCTTGCTGGATGAGAGCGTGCTCAACCGTGACAGGCAGGATGATGGCTACCGCAGGTGGCGTAAAGATCCGTTGCAGGCCCGGTTTTTTAGCACCCTGAACGCGGGTGAAGAGCTGTGGGAGCGCATCCGCCTCATCCTGCGGGAACCCGCGCCGGATGTTGCG
This region of Enterobacter cancerogenus genomic DNA includes:
- the tssC gene encoding type VI secretion system contractile sheath large subunit; protein product: MSVNTETSPAQGQTTVLEKDGVYASLFEKINLAPASSLGDINAFLDDAALSDAPAGERLTAAMQVFMDCIRKSGQQVEKLDKTLIDHHIAELDYQISRQLDAVMHHEAFQKVESLWRGLQQLVDNTDYRQNVKTEILDVSKDDLRQDFEDAPELVQSGLYWHTYTAEYDTPGGEPIGSVISSYEFDASPQDIALLRNISKVSAAAHMPFIGSVGPAFFLKDSMEEVAAIKDIGNYFDRAEYIKWKSFRDTDDSRYIGLVMPRVLGRLPYGPDTVPVRSFNYVEQVKGPDHEKYLWTSAAFSFASNMVKSFINNGWCVQIRGPQAGGAVKDLPIHLYDLGTGNQVKIPSEVMIPETREFEFANLGFIPLSYYKNRDYACFFSANSAQKPALYDTADATANSRINARLPYIFLLSRIAHYLKLIQRENIGTTKDRRLLELELNTWVRGLVTEMTDPGDELQASHPLRDAKVVVEDIEDNPGFFRVRLYAVPHFQVEGMDVNLSLVSQMPKAKA
- the tssK gene encoding type VI secretion system baseplate subunit TssK — translated: MKIYRPLWSDGAFLAPQQFQQQARWDAHVADNVARMALAHPWGVLCAEFDDSALSLSRLNATRLAVRFADGTLVDTDLADNLPPVCDVSAVGQESVEVLLCLPLLSANGGNLDDGRDSARPRRWMSERVTVQELAGHERSDLAVLRHALSLRLSTQENSAYLTCPVARLTRNTQGQWVRDAEFIPPLLSLEASPVLTGELRDLLHRLSARRKRLMSMRRESNERMADFAVADVSLFWLLNALNSAEPVLTELHQTPTRHPELLYRELARLAGSLLTFSLEHNADDIPPYRHDTPERVFPPLFTLLDHLLEASLPSRVIAIALEQGEDQEIWRGKLHDARLREGADFYLSVRSSMPNHELQTRFPQLCKAGSHDDVSEVVNIALSGMVIKPLSHVPAAIPLRLENQYFALDLSTDAARAMLEAGNCTFYTPQSLGDVKLELFAVLRS
- the tssL gene encoding type VI secretion system protein TssL, short form; this encodes MNTPDIDLINQTFYPGWLMVSQLRSGHEIQDGEALYRRACRWVKDARESLTQAGFSELSCDRMLYAYCALLDESVLNRDRQDDGYRRWRKDPLQARFFSTLNAGEELWERIRLILREPAPDVAVLTCLYRTLQLGFVGEYRAQNDERREDVIRALSEHVPPFTLTQDSPVVVKAPGLRSGRRLYWLGWAAGFVVLVALWFTFSSVLAQMVSQIAGQG